The following proteins come from a genomic window of Nitrospira sp.:
- a CDS encoding PBS lyase HEAT-like repeat, with the protein MTDAVAEQIAALRDEDWAIRGEAACLLGTFKDPRAVVPLVSLLRDQDRSVREAAIEALRSIGAPAVETVGTCLTEPDLSVQESASAILAAIADERALAPLIKVLRSGDWIVRMHAAKALGRVRNADAVEPLMPLLQDKVKAVREEAAAALAAIGDASIPPLLKALQHEDWLVRLHAVESLGRSKSTRAVEPLLSVLFNDQDSAVREDTVRALGEIGDAQAVEYLFTAMREPGLRTLAVEALGRIGDARAVPVLIDVLSGTSPPQATRTVAGCGDQWNEEVMTQSAAARALGLIGDERAIPSLLAALNQTFTRVEAATALATFGAKVIPLLLPLLNEPRDENLLFHVRETLAAAGWRPGRRSRIGTQ; encoded by the coding sequence ATGACCGATGCAGTGGCGGAACAGATCGCGGCACTCAGGGACGAGGATTGGGCCATCCGCGGTGAAGCGGCCTGCCTGCTCGGTACATTCAAAGACCCTCGTGCTGTGGTTCCTCTCGTTTCTCTCCTTCGAGACCAGGACCGTTCCGTGCGAGAGGCGGCGATTGAAGCGTTGCGTTCGATCGGAGCGCCGGCCGTCGAGACGGTGGGGACTTGTCTCACTGAACCGGATCTTTCGGTCCAGGAATCAGCGTCGGCAATTTTGGCCGCCATTGCCGATGAGCGGGCGCTCGCTCCGCTCATCAAGGTGTTGCGCAGCGGCGACTGGATCGTCCGGATGCACGCGGCCAAGGCGTTGGGTCGGGTACGGAACGCAGACGCGGTTGAACCGCTCATGCCGCTGCTTCAAGACAAGGTCAAAGCGGTTCGTGAGGAGGCGGCTGCCGCACTGGCCGCCATCGGCGACGCATCGATTCCTCCCCTCTTGAAGGCATTGCAGCATGAGGACTGGCTCGTTCGTCTCCATGCCGTGGAATCGTTGGGAAGGTCAAAATCAACACGGGCTGTGGAACCGCTGCTGTCGGTGTTGTTCAACGATCAGGATTCCGCGGTTCGGGAAGATACCGTCCGAGCACTCGGCGAAATCGGCGATGCACAGGCGGTGGAGTATTTGTTCACGGCGATGCGCGAGCCCGGATTGCGGACATTGGCGGTCGAAGCGCTTGGTCGCATCGGTGATGCTCGTGCGGTTCCCGTGCTGATCGACGTCCTCTCGGGCACCAGTCCCCCCCAAGCGACGAGAACAGTGGCCGGCTGCGGGGACCAGTGGAATGAAGAAGTCATGACGCAAAGCGCGGCGGCGCGAGCGCTCGGCCTGATCGGCGACGAAAGGGCAATCCCTTCACTCCTCGCGGCGTTGAACCAGACCTTTACGAGAGTTGAAGCGGCGACGGCACTGGCCACATTCGGGGCGAAGGTCATTCCACTCCTGCTTCCACTGCTGAACGAGCCTCGCGATGAAAACCTCCTGTTTCACGTCCGAGAAACATTGGCGGCGGCAGGATGGAGACCCGGCAGGAGGTCACGAATCGGTACACAATAG
- a CDS encoding PBS lyase HEAT domain protein repeat-containing protein, with translation MTEPDASSRIEQLIRALYDDNDALRDHAIASLGQSGSEALPRLIDLMADEDAVIREAATSAIVRMGPSVVEPMIEALQDDSWAIREQAASALGKLRDRRAVDPLVKAIKDRDGAVRTAAVWALERIGDPQAVPGLIEALMDSALREDAARVLKKIGDVRAVEALIDGLLGPNWMVRRHAAEALGKIGDRRGISPLIESLKDEDWLVRRNAAESLARLGAKEAIQPLLVLREDENTMVQETVEAVLASLGWTPEPQ, from the coding sequence ATGACTGAACCGGATGCTTCTAGCCGAATCGAACAGCTTATACGGGCTCTCTATGACGACAACGATGCCTTGCGCGACCACGCCATCGCAAGTCTCGGTCAGAGCGGCTCGGAGGCGCTTCCTCGGCTGATTGACCTGATGGCCGATGAAGATGCGGTGATCCGGGAAGCCGCAACCAGTGCGATCGTTCGGATGGGGCCATCGGTCGTAGAACCGATGATCGAGGCGTTGCAAGATGATTCCTGGGCGATCCGGGAACAGGCGGCCTCGGCGCTCGGCAAGTTGCGGGACAGACGCGCCGTCGATCCTCTCGTCAAGGCAATCAAGGACCGAGACGGTGCGGTGCGCACAGCGGCTGTGTGGGCGCTCGAGCGGATCGGCGATCCTCAAGCGGTCCCGGGGCTCATCGAAGCGCTCATGGACAGCGCCCTGCGCGAGGACGCGGCCCGCGTCTTGAAGAAGATCGGCGATGTGCGGGCGGTCGAGGCGCTGATCGATGGACTCCTTGGACCCAATTGGATGGTTCGCCGCCATGCGGCAGAGGCGCTGGGCAAAATCGGTGATCGCCGGGGCATCAGCCCATTGATCGAGTCTCTGAAAGACGAGGATTGGCTGGTCCGTAGGAATGCCGCTGAATCACTCGCGCGCCTCGGTGCAAAAGAAGCCATTCAGCCCTTGCTGGTGTTGCGCGAGGACGAGAATACCATGGTCCAGGAAACCGTTGAGGCTGTGCTGGCCAGTCTTGGCTGGACTCCCGAACCGCAATAA
- a CDS encoding A/G-specific adenine glycosylase — protein sequence MSARRLSNQKKAAKAILPDLSAKRRFQRRLLKWYGEHGRDLPWRKTSDPYHILVSEVMLQQTQVDRVVPKYHEFLERYPSFEVLAESPVADVKKTWYPLGYNVRPERLHGIACETVERYGGKLPNNAEELLSFKGIGRYTAGAIRAFAFNEDAPILDTNVIRVLHRVFVAKGDPKTQKTMLWELSESLIPRGKGYDFNQAIMDFGAMVCTARDPYCLLCPMKSFCKTYPFSPATRERP from the coding sequence ATGTCCGCGCGACGTCTCTCCAACCAGAAAAAAGCCGCCAAGGCGATTCTGCCGGATCTTTCAGCTAAGCGTCGATTTCAGCGGCGATTGTTGAAGTGGTATGGGGAGCATGGCCGGGATTTACCCTGGCGTAAAACCTCCGACCCCTATCATATACTCGTCTCAGAGGTGATGCTTCAGCAAACTCAAGTTGATCGGGTGGTCCCCAAGTATCATGAATTTTTGGAACGTTATCCAAGTTTCGAGGTCTTGGCAGAATCTCCGGTCGCCGACGTCAAGAAGACGTGGTATCCCCTTGGGTATAACGTTCGTCCGGAACGGCTGCATGGAATCGCTTGCGAAACGGTGGAGCGGTACGGAGGAAAGTTACCCAATAACGCCGAGGAGTTACTTTCATTCAAAGGGATCGGGCGGTATACCGCCGGGGCTATTCGCGCGTTCGCGTTTAATGAAGATGCACCCATTCTCGACACGAATGTGATCCGTGTCTTACACAGGGTGTTTGTCGCCAAGGGTGATCCTAAGACACAGAAGACGATGCTATGGGAATTATCGGAATCCTTGATCCCGCGGGGGAAAGGATATGACTTTAATCAGGCTATTATGGATTTTGGAGCGATGGTATGCACGGCTCGTGACCCCTATTGTCTCCTATGTCCGATGAAGTCGTTCTGTAAGACGTATCCGTTCAGTCCGGCGACGCGTGAACGGCCGTAA
- a CDS encoding FAD pyrophosphatase, with protein sequence MHILMNYCSHCGATVTHKVPIGDNLPRHVCDKCARVHYHNPKIVAGCIPEWEDQILLCRRAIEPRLGLWTFPAGFMELGESTEQAAVRETLEEAHADVAITGLYAVLSLPNIGQVYLVFRGRMKTPAFQAGAESLDVRLFPLSDIPWETMAFHVVSEALRRYVADAKAGEFRLHLDSLPDKPAF encoded by the coding sequence ATGCATATTCTGATGAACTATTGCAGCCACTGTGGTGCAACGGTCACGCATAAAGTTCCTATCGGGGACAATTTGCCCAGGCACGTGTGCGACAAGTGCGCGCGCGTTCATTATCACAATCCCAAAATCGTCGCGGGCTGTATTCCGGAATGGGAGGATCAAATCCTTTTATGCCGTCGGGCTATCGAACCCCGTCTGGGACTGTGGACGTTCCCGGCGGGATTCATGGAGCTTGGCGAAAGTACGGAACAAGCGGCGGTGCGCGAAACACTGGAAGAGGCCCATGCCGATGTCGCCATTACCGGACTCTACGCCGTGCTGAGCCTCCCCAATATCGGACAGGTCTATCTGGTGTTTCGTGGCCGAATGAAGACGCCGGCATTTCAGGCGGGAGCGGAAAGCTTGGATGTGCGACTGTTTCCACTCTCGGACATTCCCTGGGAGACGATGGCCTTTCATGTGGTCAGCGAGGCCTTGAGGCGCTATGTGGCCGATGCGAAAGCAGGAGAATTTCGACTCCATCTCGACAGCCTACCGGACAAGCCTGCGTTCTAA
- a CDS encoding PBS lyase HEAT domain protein repeat-containing protein, whose translation MADEAQKLIQIAPKGGEKKDGFNLVTERVVAVNPESKQLEVELLAYDGKTVVLDVAEEALEDLRKIKVGDGATIRVVEENGKRVAKSFKVRPKDPNAARADAMLLDLRDTHWLNRKYAAEVLGELKDPRAVDPLVAALNDDVGDVRQRAYDSLIKLGGPSVPSLIPLLVSEEDEIRQSATEILRKIGKPAVEPLATALTDADDRLKARIMKVLDRMGYKPKTKEQPKAELPRLT comes from the coding sequence ATGGCGGATGAAGCTCAGAAGCTGATTCAGATCGCTCCGAAAGGTGGAGAGAAAAAAGACGGTTTTAACTTGGTGACAGAGCGTGTGGTGGCGGTCAACCCCGAGAGCAAACAGCTCGAGGTCGAACTCCTGGCTTACGACGGCAAAACGGTCGTGCTGGACGTGGCTGAGGAGGCGCTGGAAGACCTCAGAAAAATCAAGGTAGGAGACGGCGCCACAATTCGAGTGGTGGAAGAAAACGGCAAGCGGGTCGCGAAAAGCTTTAAGGTCCGTCCCAAAGACCCGAACGCCGCGAGGGCCGATGCCATGTTGCTCGACCTCAGAGATACACATTGGCTGAATCGAAAATACGCGGCGGAGGTCTTGGGTGAGTTGAAAGATCCCCGCGCCGTCGATCCTTTGGTGGCGGCGTTGAACGACGACGTCGGCGATGTGCGGCAACGGGCCTATGATTCGTTGATCAAACTCGGCGGCCCCTCCGTACCCTCGCTCATTCCGCTCTTGGTGTCCGAAGAGGACGAAATTCGTCAATCCGCGACCGAGATTCTTCGGAAGATCGGCAAACCGGCCGTCGAACCGCTGGCCACGGCGTTGACCGACGCCGATGATCGGCTGAAGGCCAGAATCATGAAGGTGCTCGATCGAATGGGGTATAAGCCGAAAACCAAGGAACAGCCCAAGGCCGAACTACCGAGGCTCACCTAA
- a CDS encoding putative GTPase, translating to MTETSRTYKFHDSYLTLTFGDITTSDAEVLVSSDDYKLTMSGGVSRAIRQAGGNAIPLDAAKMTPATLGDVVVTTAGTLPARYIFHAVTIGPSTTSMTPSQVLQKVTKRCLQFLEAFGLQSIAFPAIGAGTASFPYEEVAAQMSEVIADDLLKRNRPVKILLYLYDPLGRKQPMDYIRFFEEFAARTPKVAAHESIPPSLVDQGSSAQEHVFVSYSHKDKVWLKRLQDMLKPLVRQGTVSLWSDTDIKPGATWRDDIERELKAARAAVLLVSPNFLASDFIAQHELPPLLDKAKNQGTRILWAHVSSCLYKESGVGAYQAAHDVALPLDKLKPSKRNEVLVQICQKIREATNQV from the coding sequence ATGACCGAGACCTCCAGAACTTACAAGTTCCACGACTCATACCTCACTCTCACCTTTGGGGACATAACGACCTCGGATGCCGAGGTTCTTGTTAGCTCAGACGACTATAAACTTACGATGAGTGGTGGTGTGTCTCGAGCCATTCGGCAGGCCGGAGGGAATGCAATACCGCTGGATGCCGCCAAGATGACACCGGCCACTTTGGGCGATGTGGTGGTGACAACTGCTGGGACATTACCCGCTCGCTACATCTTTCATGCTGTTACGATCGGTCCATCCACTACATCGATGACTCCCTCGCAGGTTCTTCAGAAAGTCACAAAACGTTGCTTGCAATTCTTGGAGGCATTTGGTCTGCAATCAATAGCGTTCCCAGCCATCGGTGCAGGGACAGCAAGTTTCCCCTATGAAGAAGTCGCAGCTCAAATGTCGGAAGTCATCGCCGACGACCTCCTGAAGCGTAATCGTCCTGTGAAGATTTTGCTTTATCTCTACGATCCTCTTGGCCGAAAACAGCCGATGGACTACATCCGGTTCTTTGAAGAATTCGCGGCACGAACCCCAAAGGTGGCAGCTCACGAATCCATTCCGCCATCACTGGTAGACCAAGGCAGTTCGGCCCAGGAGCATGTTTTTGTCAGCTATAGCCACAAAGACAAGGTCTGGCTGAAACGACTTCAGGACATGCTCAAGCCTTTGGTGAGACAAGGGACCGTGTCTCTGTGGAGTGATACGGATATCAAGCCGGGAGCCACATGGAGAGATGACATCGAACGTGAGTTGAAAGCTGCGCGAGCGGCAGTACTCCTTGTCAGCCCAAATTTTCTAGCGTCTGATTTCATCGCGCAGCATGAACTCCCCCCGCTCCTAGACAAGGCCAAAAATCAAGGAACTCGAATCCTGTGGGCTCACGTAAGCTCGTGTCTCTACAAAGAGTCTGGAGTAGGTGCGTACCAGGCCGCCCATGATGTGGCGCTGCCTTTGGACAAGCTCAAACCTTCAAAGCGGAATGAGGTCCTTGTGCAAATTTGCCAAAAAATTAGAGAGGCAACAAATCAGGTTTGA
- a CDS encoding UDP-glucose 6-dehydrogenase, which produces MHISVIGSGYVGLVTGACFAEFGVHVTCMDSDSRRIEKLEKGDIPFYEPGLAELVAKGVKANRLNFTTNIAQAVDKALVIFIAVGTPPSADGSADLSFVKEVGRGIARHMNSYKVIVTKSTVPVGTGEIIREVVKETQKGPVRFDMVSNPEFLREGSAIEDFMRPNRVVIGADSDQAIAIMRDLYRPLYLIETPIVVTDVPTAELIKYASNAFLATKISFINEIANLCEKVGANVQMVAKGMGLDHRIGAKFLHAGPGFGGSCFPKDLAALIQTGERHGYPMQIASAASRVNDNQRGRMIEKIREALGEVKGKTVAMLGLSFKPNTNDLREAPALSIGRALLAEGASIRAYDPEALTEACQLMPGLQPCRDTYHAAEGADALVIMTEWNVFRNLDFEKLKSVMRVPVLLDLRNIYDPERIAAAGFKHVSVGRAAQTP; this is translated from the coding sequence ATGCACATCAGTGTGATAGGAAGTGGCTATGTCGGACTCGTCACTGGAGCATGTTTCGCCGAGTTCGGCGTCCACGTCACCTGCATGGACAGCGACAGCCGAAGAATCGAGAAGCTTGAGAAGGGCGACATCCCGTTTTATGAGCCGGGGCTTGCGGAACTGGTTGCCAAAGGGGTTAAAGCCAACAGATTGAATTTTACCACGAACATCGCTCAAGCCGTCGACAAGGCGCTGGTCATATTCATTGCCGTGGGAACGCCTCCGAGCGCAGATGGCAGCGCCGATCTCTCGTTTGTCAAAGAGGTTGGGCGAGGCATCGCCCGCCATATGAACAGCTACAAGGTGATTGTCACGAAATCGACCGTACCGGTAGGGACGGGCGAAATCATTCGGGAGGTCGTCAAGGAGACGCAGAAAGGTCCTGTGCGGTTCGACATGGTTTCGAACCCGGAGTTTCTCCGAGAAGGGTCCGCCATCGAAGACTTCATGAGGCCGAATCGGGTCGTGATCGGGGCGGACAGCGATCAAGCAATTGCCATCATGAGGGATCTCTATCGTCCGCTCTATCTGATCGAAACACCGATCGTCGTGACGGATGTTCCGACTGCCGAGCTCATCAAGTACGCGTCCAATGCGTTCTTGGCCACCAAGATCTCGTTTATCAATGAGATCGCCAATCTTTGCGAAAAAGTCGGAGCCAATGTCCAAATGGTGGCGAAGGGTATGGGATTGGATCATCGAATCGGAGCGAAATTCCTTCATGCGGGTCCCGGTTTCGGAGGATCGTGCTTTCCCAAGGATCTCGCTGCGCTCATTCAAACCGGCGAGCGCCATGGCTATCCCATGCAGATTGCCTCCGCCGCCTCACGGGTGAACGACAACCAACGAGGACGGATGATCGAGAAGATTCGAGAGGCGTTGGGGGAAGTGAAAGGAAAAACGGTGGCGATGCTCGGCCTCTCCTTCAAGCCGAACACCAACGATCTGAGAGAAGCCCCGGCCTTGTCGATCGGTCGAGCCCTCCTAGCGGAGGGTGCGAGTATCCGTGCATACGATCCGGAGGCTCTTACGGAAGCGTGCCAGCTGATGCCAGGACTCCAGCCTTGCCGGGACACCTACCATGCAGCCGAAGGAGCCGATGCGCTGGTGATTATGACCGAGTGGAATGTGTTTCGAAACCTGGATTTTGAAAAGTTGAAGTCCGTCATGCGGGTTCCCGTCTTGCTCGATCTCAGAAATATCTATGATCCCGAACGCATCGCGGCTGCCGGCTTCAAACATGTATCTGTGGGGCGTGCGGCGCAGACTCCCTAA
- a CDS encoding PBS lyase HEAT domain protein repeat-containing protein, with protein sequence MADVLEDLLEALEDVDDATREEAARVLADMGDPTTLDALIEACNDDFWSVRAHAGCGVAKIGGSKAIESLIGLFNDSIMEVRDQAVEATAKMGPVVLDRLVTAMKDERWRVREHAAKAAGKIKDSRAVDALIVACRDRDGAVKSAAAEALGRIADPKAIPALIKLFRDSSKIVRETAGTALVYIGHPSVDPLIESLKDKDFVVRCHAARALGGMTTDYQIGRSWVRDAKVVDALIAALKDPDRAVREDATIALGMIGDARAIDALIEAMKDGAVKRHAIASLGMIGDSRALPAVLDALKGKGIKQEGSPTPGCIVSEDAFIKEAAATALGQFRNPRVIPDLIMLLKDGVLREKAAAALAVIGDAAIEPLIAFLYDPKASEVEAEKERVLSYASVRLTAKDALKQITLDTLEKLGWTPPDEVVEISSSQADNLRVDRPLGQTGRFGPSGDMA encoded by the coding sequence ATGGCTGACGTACTCGAAGATCTTTTAGAGGCGCTTGAAGATGTGGACGATGCCACCCGTGAGGAGGCGGCCCGGGTGCTCGCCGACATGGGTGACCCGACTACCTTGGACGCGCTGATCGAAGCCTGCAACGATGACTTCTGGTCCGTGCGGGCTCATGCCGGCTGCGGCGTCGCGAAAATCGGCGGGTCGAAAGCGATCGAATCCCTGATCGGCCTGTTCAACGATTCCATCATGGAAGTTCGTGATCAGGCGGTCGAGGCCACGGCGAAGATGGGCCCGGTCGTGCTCGATCGCCTGGTGACTGCCATGAAAGACGAGCGTTGGCGTGTCCGCGAACACGCCGCCAAGGCGGCCGGCAAGATCAAGGACTCGAGAGCCGTCGACGCGCTGATCGTCGCCTGTCGCGACCGGGACGGGGCCGTCAAGAGCGCAGCGGCGGAAGCCTTGGGCAGAATCGCCGATCCGAAAGCCATTCCGGCCTTGATCAAGCTGTTTCGAGATTCATCGAAAATCGTACGCGAGACGGCCGGAACGGCGCTGGTCTACATCGGACATCCTTCGGTCGATCCATTGATCGAAAGCCTCAAGGACAAAGATTTTGTGGTTCGATGTCATGCGGCTCGTGCGTTGGGGGGAATGACCACCGACTATCAAATCGGCAGGTCCTGGGTACGGGACGCAAAGGTCGTCGACGCCTTGATCGCCGCCCTGAAAGATCCTGACCGAGCCGTTCGCGAAGATGCGACGATCGCGTTAGGCATGATCGGTGACGCCCGAGCGATTGATGCGCTGATCGAAGCCATGAAGGACGGAGCGGTGAAGCGCCATGCCATTGCTTCACTCGGCATGATCGGTGATTCACGCGCCCTCCCGGCCGTATTGGACGCCTTGAAAGGAAAAGGTATCAAGCAGGAGGGCTCGCCGACGCCCGGATGCATCGTCAGTGAAGATGCGTTCATCAAGGAAGCCGCGGCCACTGCTCTCGGCCAGTTCCGCAATCCCCGCGTGATTCCGGATTTAATCATGTTGCTGAAAGACGGGGTCTTGCGGGAAAAGGCCGCGGCGGCTCTGGCGGTGATCGGGGACGCGGCCATTGAACCGTTGATTGCCTTCCTCTACGACCCCAAAGCGTCTGAGGTCGAGGCTGAAAAGGAACGCGTGCTTTCGTATGCGTCCGTTCGGCTGACGGCAAAAGACGCCTTGAAGCAGATCACCCTCGATACATTGGAAAAGCTGGGTTGGACGCCTCCTGATGAAGTGGTGGAAATCAGCTCGAGCCAGGCCGACAATCTGCGCGTCGATCGACCGTTAGGGCAGACCGGGCGCTTTGGTCCCTCAGGCGACATGGCATGA
- a CDS encoding ATP-dependent protease La Type I has product MDNNNVVSTLPILPVKRTVLFPGVMMPLTVGRERSIAAVNAAMKTEEKTIVVVAQRDPQTEEPGLADLYSIGTKAIVKQIGQSSEGTIHALVQGLDRAVLLKEEQSTPYSIARVRSLGRPTDDGPEVQALHRAIQELVSDLPRLIQAPGIQEVGAVLSNEDDSVALAYRIASLVNLDVVEEQRLLESSSTLDLLRTLYAALSKEIQILQLREKIAKDAQTKIGKNQREYILREQLKAIQDELGEGEGEENEVARLKKQIAEADLPEPIRKEVEREAARLSKVPPTSPDHQVLRTYLELVLELPWKKASEEHLNLSTVRQVLEEDHYGIKEVKERIVEHLAVLKLNPTAKAPILCLVGPPGVGKTSLGQSIARAMGRTFERFSLGGVHDEAELRGHRRTYVGALPGRIIQAIRRAGVNNPVLMLDEVDKMGRDFRGDPASALLEILDPAQNHTFRDHYLDLPFDLSKVFFITTANTLDTISQPLLDRMEVIRLQGYSEREKAEIARRYLWPRRLKEAGIEGSQAVLTDEVLNLVISRYTREAGVRQLEQMLGRLTRKVALAFADLPEGQERQPIAIRADLLGEWLGSERFMPEEARKNLPPGVATGLAWTPTGGDVLYIETTLLPGSHELTLTGQLGDVMQESARAARSYLWSHAESMGLDISRFKRNGVHIHVPSGAIPKDGPSAGITMATALASAYECKAVRSDTAMTGEISLSGLVLPVGGIKEKVLAAHRAGIKRIILPKANEKDLKEVPQEVRDELTFILAERIEEVLPAAFNPDSSDGSAGNGSEPIEAASTTDG; this is encoded by the coding sequence ATGGATAATAATAATGTTGTGTCTACATTGCCGATACTCCCAGTCAAACGGACGGTGTTGTTTCCAGGAGTGATGATGCCGCTGACAGTCGGGCGAGAGCGATCCATCGCTGCCGTCAACGCCGCAATGAAGACCGAAGAAAAGACAATCGTCGTGGTCGCACAACGGGATCCGCAAACCGAAGAACCCGGATTGGCAGATCTTTATTCCATCGGCACGAAGGCGATCGTCAAGCAAATCGGCCAGTCGTCCGAGGGAACGATTCACGCGCTGGTTCAAGGGCTGGATCGCGCCGTCCTCCTGAAAGAAGAACAATCAACTCCCTACTCCATCGCGCGCGTCCGTTCTCTCGGGCGCCCTACGGACGATGGACCGGAAGTCCAAGCGCTTCACCGAGCCATTCAAGAGTTGGTGTCGGACTTACCGAGGTTGATCCAAGCTCCCGGCATCCAAGAAGTCGGCGCGGTGCTGAGCAACGAGGATGATTCCGTGGCACTTGCCTATCGCATCGCGTCGCTCGTCAATCTTGATGTGGTGGAAGAACAGCGCTTGCTCGAAAGTTCTTCGACATTGGACCTTCTTCGCACCCTCTACGCCGCGCTGTCGAAGGAAATCCAAATACTGCAGTTGCGGGAAAAGATCGCCAAGGATGCGCAGACCAAAATCGGCAAGAACCAACGAGAGTACATTCTTCGCGAACAACTGAAAGCCATCCAGGACGAGCTCGGCGAAGGCGAAGGCGAAGAGAACGAGGTCGCTCGGTTGAAAAAACAAATCGCTGAAGCCGATTTGCCCGAGCCGATTCGCAAGGAAGTCGAGCGCGAAGCCGCTCGATTGAGCAAGGTGCCGCCGACGTCGCCCGACCATCAGGTCTTGAGGACGTATCTTGAACTGGTGCTGGAGCTCCCGTGGAAGAAGGCATCCGAAGAACATCTCAATCTTTCAACGGTCCGGCAGGTGTTGGAAGAAGACCACTACGGGATTAAGGAAGTGAAGGAACGGATCGTCGAACACCTGGCGGTCTTGAAGCTCAATCCGACGGCGAAGGCCCCGATCCTCTGTCTCGTCGGTCCTCCCGGCGTCGGCAAAACAAGCTTGGGGCAATCTATCGCAAGGGCAATGGGCCGAACATTCGAACGATTCAGCCTCGGAGGCGTCCATGACGAAGCCGAACTGCGCGGCCATCGTCGTACCTATGTCGGTGCGTTACCAGGTCGTATCATTCAGGCTATCCGCCGGGCGGGCGTCAATAATCCGGTGTTGATGCTCGATGAAGTCGACAAGATGGGGCGTGATTTTCGCGGCGATCCTGCATCGGCGCTGTTGGAAATCCTGGATCCGGCACAGAATCACACATTCCGTGATCATTATTTGGATCTGCCCTTCGATCTGTCGAAGGTCTTCTTCATCACCACCGCCAACACCCTCGATACCATCAGTCAACCCTTGTTGGATCGGATGGAGGTAATTCGCCTTCAGGGCTACAGCGAGCGCGAGAAAGCCGAAATCGCCCGGCGCTATCTGTGGCCGAGACGGCTCAAAGAGGCAGGCATCGAGGGGAGCCAGGCCGTGCTCACGGACGAGGTGTTGAATCTCGTCATTTCGCGCTACACCCGTGAGGCCGGCGTACGCCAGCTCGAGCAGATGCTGGGACGGTTGACCAGGAAAGTCGCCTTAGCATTCGCCGATCTCCCGGAAGGTCAAGAGCGCCAGCCGATCGCCATCCGGGCCGACCTTCTCGGCGAGTGGTTAGGCTCCGAACGGTTTATGCCGGAAGAGGCCCGAAAGAATCTGCCTCCTGGAGTCGCGACCGGTTTGGCTTGGACTCCTACGGGAGGTGATGTGCTCTATATCGAAACAACCCTACTGCCCGGCAGTCATGAGTTGACCCTGACGGGCCAGTTGGGCGACGTGATGCAGGAGTCCGCGCGTGCAGCCAGGAGCTATCTCTGGTCGCATGCGGAGAGCATGGGTTTGGACATCTCTCGGTTTAAACGGAACGGAGTCCATATTCACGTGCCTTCCGGAGCCATTCCGAAAGACGGTCCGTCGGCCGGTATCACGATGGCGACGGCGCTCGCATCCGCCTATGAGTGCAAGGCCGTCCGGAGCGACACGGCCATGACGGGCGAAATCAGTCTGAGCGGGCTTGTCTTGCCGGTGGGCGGCATCAAAGAAAAAGTGCTGGCGGCACATCGGGCCGGCATCAAGCGGATCATTCTGCCGAAGGCCAACGAGAAGGATCTCAAGGAAGTTCCGCAAGAAGTGCGCGACGAACTGACCTTCATCTTGGCGGAACGGATTGAAGAGGTCTTGCCGGCCGCCTTTAATCCCGACTCGTCCGATGGATCGGCCGGGAACGGAAGCGAACCGATAGAGGCGGCCAGCACCACAGACGGTTAA